In a genomic window of Struthio camelus isolate bStrCam1 chromosome 16, bStrCam1.hap1, whole genome shotgun sequence:
- the FAM222B gene encoding protein FAM222B isoform X2 → MEVIFASLKCSHKNTHALVWDTTQKMRSAQYPTPAELDAYAKKVANNPLTIKIFPNSVKVPQRKHIRRTVNGLDTSGQRYSPYPSQATTKTGLLAIVKSPAKGIIKDFDGTRTRLLPEAMMNPPSTPYVAPSTLTHPQALARQQALQHAQTLQHPQSIPQPQTLQHPQGIPQPQSLPHPQGIPQPQALPHPQNMQQPQGLQHPQTMAHQTLQHPPNPLLQPGLHGSRKMPDADAPPNVTVSTSTIPLSMAATLQQNQPPDLSSIVHQINQFCQARAGISTTSVCEGQIANPSPISRNLLINASTRVSTHNVPTPMPSCVVNPVDHAAAAIPSASVNVPMVNINRVPSAYQNEIKSVAWNQHQLAHLQQMCGDAAGPAGLAGKHPQREIAGQSFPGKTNYPQELCMGQSFNLKPPIEKPTPSPPVNGLQGPLPYTNGHYFQPLWNNILPTPNSDSSGSQDLAMPFHGGQPTGAPLDCVGGTHYRAGAGPSSQNNVMQTMDYLSGDFQQSCFREQSMAVLGKVHRPPMNRAPEPTDSRNLHIQHPGYR, encoded by the coding sequence GGGACACTACACAGAAAATGAGATCTGCACAGTATCCTACCCCAGCAGAATTGGATGCTTATGCTAAGAAGGTCGCCAACAATCCACTGACTATAAAAATTTTCCCAAACAGTGTCAAGGTTCCCCAGAGGAAACACATACGCCGTACTGTGAACGGACTTGATACTTCGGGTCAGAGGTACAGTCCTTACCCGTCTCAGGCCACCACAAAAACAGGCCTCCTGGCGATAGTCAAATCTCCAGCAAAAGGAATTATCAAAGACTTTGACGGAACACGCACACGTCTGCTGCCGGAAGCGATGATGAATCCCCCTTCCACACCATACGTTGCACCTAGCACTTTAACCCACCCCCAGGCGCTTGCTCGCCAGCAGGCTCTCCAGCATGCACAGACTTTGCAGCACCCCCAGAGTATACCACAGCCACAGACTTTGCAGCACCCTCAGGGTATACCACAGCCACAAAGCTTACCGCACCCTCAGGGGATACCGCAGCCACAGGCGCTGCCACACCCTCAGAATATGcagcagccgcagggcttgcAGCATCCTCAGACCATGGCACACCAGACTCTGCAGCACCCCCCGAATCCTTTGCTGCAGCCAGGTTTACATGGAAGCAGGAAGATGCCGGATGCAGATGCGCCGCCGAATGTGACCGTGTCTACCTCAACCATTCCCCTCTCTATGGCTGCCACCCTGCAGCAGAACCAGCCACCGGACCTGAGCAGCATTGTGCACCAGATTAACCAGTTCTGCCAGGCCAGAGCTGGCATTAGCACTACCTCAGTATGTGAGGGACAGATTGCAAACCCCAGCCCTATAAGTCGCAACCTGCTTATCAATGCAAGTACCAGGGTATCTACTCACAATGTCCCTACACCCATGCCTTCCTGTGTAGTAAACCCTGTAgatcatgctgctgctgctattcctTCTGCCTCTGTTAATGTGCCCATGGTGAATATTAACAGGGTGCCGTCTGCATACCAGAATGAAATCAAATCGGTTGCGTGGAACCAGCACCAGCTTGCACATCTGCAGCAAATGTGTGGGGATGCTGCTGGGCCTGCTGGACTTGCAGGGAAGCACCCTCAGAGAGAGATTGCAGGGCAGAGTTTTCCTGGCAAAACAAACTACCCTCAAGAACTGTGCATGGGCCAGTCATTCAACTTGAAGCCCCCCATTGAGAAGCCTACACCTTCTCCACCTGTGAATGGATTGCAGGGACCCTTGCCATATACTAACGGGCACTATTTCCAGCCCCTATGGAATAACATTCTGCCCACACCGAACAGTGACAGCTCTGGGTCCCAGGACCTTGCCATGCCTTTCCACGGCGGACAGCCAACAGGAGCGCCACTAGATTGCGTAGGAGGAACTCATTACAGAGCTGGAGCTGGTCCATCCAGCCAGAATAATGTGATGCAGACCATGGATTACCTAAGCGGGGACTTCCAGCAGTCTTGCTTCAGAGAGCAGAGCATGGCCGTGCTGGGAAAAGTCCATCGGCCTCCCATGAACCGAGCACCTGAACCGACTGATAGTCGAAATCTTCATATTCAACACCCAGGGTATAGATAG
- the FAM222B gene encoding protein FAM222B isoform X1, with product MLACLPGPGDLSFQLLSYTQMNTGLQKWDTTQKMRSAQYPTPAELDAYAKKVANNPLTIKIFPNSVKVPQRKHIRRTVNGLDTSGQRYSPYPSQATTKTGLLAIVKSPAKGIIKDFDGTRTRLLPEAMMNPPSTPYVAPSTLTHPQALARQQALQHAQTLQHPQSIPQPQTLQHPQGIPQPQSLPHPQGIPQPQALPHPQNMQQPQGLQHPQTMAHQTLQHPPNPLLQPGLHGSRKMPDADAPPNVTVSTSTIPLSMAATLQQNQPPDLSSIVHQINQFCQARAGISTTSVCEGQIANPSPISRNLLINASTRVSTHNVPTPMPSCVVNPVDHAAAAIPSASVNVPMVNINRVPSAYQNEIKSVAWNQHQLAHLQQMCGDAAGPAGLAGKHPQREIAGQSFPGKTNYPQELCMGQSFNLKPPIEKPTPSPPVNGLQGPLPYTNGHYFQPLWNNILPTPNSDSSGSQDLAMPFHGGQPTGAPLDCVGGTHYRAGAGPSSQNNVMQTMDYLSGDFQQSCFREQSMAVLGKVHRPPMNRAPEPTDSRNLHIQHPGYR from the exons ATGCTGGCCTGTCTGCCAGGACCAGGTGacctctcctttcagcttctTTCTTACACGCAGATGAACACTGGACTTCAGAAAT GGGACACTACACAGAAAATGAGATCTGCACAGTATCCTACCCCAGCAGAATTGGATGCTTATGCTAAGAAGGTCGCCAACAATCCACTGACTATAAAAATTTTCCCAAACAGTGTCAAGGTTCCCCAGAGGAAACACATACGCCGTACTGTGAACGGACTTGATACTTCGGGTCAGAGGTACAGTCCTTACCCGTCTCAGGCCACCACAAAAACAGGCCTCCTGGCGATAGTCAAATCTCCAGCAAAAGGAATTATCAAAGACTTTGACGGAACACGCACACGTCTGCTGCCGGAAGCGATGATGAATCCCCCTTCCACACCATACGTTGCACCTAGCACTTTAACCCACCCCCAGGCGCTTGCTCGCCAGCAGGCTCTCCAGCATGCACAGACTTTGCAGCACCCCCAGAGTATACCACAGCCACAGACTTTGCAGCACCCTCAGGGTATACCACAGCCACAAAGCTTACCGCACCCTCAGGGGATACCGCAGCCACAGGCGCTGCCACACCCTCAGAATATGcagcagccgcagggcttgcAGCATCCTCAGACCATGGCACACCAGACTCTGCAGCACCCCCCGAATCCTTTGCTGCAGCCAGGTTTACATGGAAGCAGGAAGATGCCGGATGCAGATGCGCCGCCGAATGTGACCGTGTCTACCTCAACCATTCCCCTCTCTATGGCTGCCACCCTGCAGCAGAACCAGCCACCGGACCTGAGCAGCATTGTGCACCAGATTAACCAGTTCTGCCAGGCCAGAGCTGGCATTAGCACTACCTCAGTATGTGAGGGACAGATTGCAAACCCCAGCCCTATAAGTCGCAACCTGCTTATCAATGCAAGTACCAGGGTATCTACTCACAATGTCCCTACACCCATGCCTTCCTGTGTAGTAAACCCTGTAgatcatgctgctgctgctattcctTCTGCCTCTGTTAATGTGCCCATGGTGAATATTAACAGGGTGCCGTCTGCATACCAGAATGAAATCAAATCGGTTGCGTGGAACCAGCACCAGCTTGCACATCTGCAGCAAATGTGTGGGGATGCTGCTGGGCCTGCTGGACTTGCAGGGAAGCACCCTCAGAGAGAGATTGCAGGGCAGAGTTTTCCTGGCAAAACAAACTACCCTCAAGAACTGTGCATGGGCCAGTCATTCAACTTGAAGCCCCCCATTGAGAAGCCTACACCTTCTCCACCTGTGAATGGATTGCAGGGACCCTTGCCATATACTAACGGGCACTATTTCCAGCCCCTATGGAATAACATTCTGCCCACACCGAACAGTGACAGCTCTGGGTCCCAGGACCTTGCCATGCCTTTCCACGGCGGACAGCCAACAGGAGCGCCACTAGATTGCGTAGGAGGAACTCATTACAGAGCTGGAGCTGGTCCATCCAGCCAGAATAATGTGATGCAGACCATGGATTACCTAAGCGGGGACTTCCAGCAGTCTTGCTTCAGAGAGCAGAGCATGGCCGTGCTGGGAAAAGTCCATCGGCCTCCCATGAACCGAGCACCTGAACCGACTGATAGTCGAAATCTTCATATTCAACACCCAGGGTATAGATAG
- the FAM222B gene encoding protein FAM222B isoform X3 has protein sequence MRSAQYPTPAELDAYAKKVANNPLTIKIFPNSVKVPQRKHIRRTVNGLDTSGQRYSPYPSQATTKTGLLAIVKSPAKGIIKDFDGTRTRLLPEAMMNPPSTPYVAPSTLTHPQALARQQALQHAQTLQHPQSIPQPQTLQHPQGIPQPQSLPHPQGIPQPQALPHPQNMQQPQGLQHPQTMAHQTLQHPPNPLLQPGLHGSRKMPDADAPPNVTVSTSTIPLSMAATLQQNQPPDLSSIVHQINQFCQARAGISTTSVCEGQIANPSPISRNLLINASTRVSTHNVPTPMPSCVVNPVDHAAAAIPSASVNVPMVNINRVPSAYQNEIKSVAWNQHQLAHLQQMCGDAAGPAGLAGKHPQREIAGQSFPGKTNYPQELCMGQSFNLKPPIEKPTPSPPVNGLQGPLPYTNGHYFQPLWNNILPTPNSDSSGSQDLAMPFHGGQPTGAPLDCVGGTHYRAGAGPSSQNNVMQTMDYLSGDFQQSCFREQSMAVLGKVHRPPMNRAPEPTDSRNLHIQHPGYR, from the coding sequence ATGAGATCTGCACAGTATCCTACCCCAGCAGAATTGGATGCTTATGCTAAGAAGGTCGCCAACAATCCACTGACTATAAAAATTTTCCCAAACAGTGTCAAGGTTCCCCAGAGGAAACACATACGCCGTACTGTGAACGGACTTGATACTTCGGGTCAGAGGTACAGTCCTTACCCGTCTCAGGCCACCACAAAAACAGGCCTCCTGGCGATAGTCAAATCTCCAGCAAAAGGAATTATCAAAGACTTTGACGGAACACGCACACGTCTGCTGCCGGAAGCGATGATGAATCCCCCTTCCACACCATACGTTGCACCTAGCACTTTAACCCACCCCCAGGCGCTTGCTCGCCAGCAGGCTCTCCAGCATGCACAGACTTTGCAGCACCCCCAGAGTATACCACAGCCACAGACTTTGCAGCACCCTCAGGGTATACCACAGCCACAAAGCTTACCGCACCCTCAGGGGATACCGCAGCCACAGGCGCTGCCACACCCTCAGAATATGcagcagccgcagggcttgcAGCATCCTCAGACCATGGCACACCAGACTCTGCAGCACCCCCCGAATCCTTTGCTGCAGCCAGGTTTACATGGAAGCAGGAAGATGCCGGATGCAGATGCGCCGCCGAATGTGACCGTGTCTACCTCAACCATTCCCCTCTCTATGGCTGCCACCCTGCAGCAGAACCAGCCACCGGACCTGAGCAGCATTGTGCACCAGATTAACCAGTTCTGCCAGGCCAGAGCTGGCATTAGCACTACCTCAGTATGTGAGGGACAGATTGCAAACCCCAGCCCTATAAGTCGCAACCTGCTTATCAATGCAAGTACCAGGGTATCTACTCACAATGTCCCTACACCCATGCCTTCCTGTGTAGTAAACCCTGTAgatcatgctgctgctgctattcctTCTGCCTCTGTTAATGTGCCCATGGTGAATATTAACAGGGTGCCGTCTGCATACCAGAATGAAATCAAATCGGTTGCGTGGAACCAGCACCAGCTTGCACATCTGCAGCAAATGTGTGGGGATGCTGCTGGGCCTGCTGGACTTGCAGGGAAGCACCCTCAGAGAGAGATTGCAGGGCAGAGTTTTCCTGGCAAAACAAACTACCCTCAAGAACTGTGCATGGGCCAGTCATTCAACTTGAAGCCCCCCATTGAGAAGCCTACACCTTCTCCACCTGTGAATGGATTGCAGGGACCCTTGCCATATACTAACGGGCACTATTTCCAGCCCCTATGGAATAACATTCTGCCCACACCGAACAGTGACAGCTCTGGGTCCCAGGACCTTGCCATGCCTTTCCACGGCGGACAGCCAACAGGAGCGCCACTAGATTGCGTAGGAGGAACTCATTACAGAGCTGGAGCTGGTCCATCCAGCCAGAATAATGTGATGCAGACCATGGATTACCTAAGCGGGGACTTCCAGCAGTCTTGCTTCAGAGAGCAGAGCATGGCCGTGCTGGGAAAAGTCCATCGGCCTCCCATGAACCGAGCACCTGAACCGACTGATAGTCGAAATCTTCATATTCAACACCCAGGGTATAGATAG
- the TRAF4 gene encoding TNF receptor-associated factor 4, whose product MPGYDYKLLERPRRRVLCPLCGKPMREPVRVSTCGHRFCDTCLQEFLSEGVFKCPEDQLPLDYAKIYPDPELEAQVLSLAIRCIHSEEGCRWSGLIKHLQAHLGTCGFNVIPCPNRCSAKLSRRDLPEHVQHGCPKRRVKCEFCASDFTGEAFEGHQGTCPQESVYCENKCGARMMRRLLPQHALAECPKRTQPCTYCAKEFVFDTIQNHQYQCPRYPVPCPNQCGTPSIAREDVPTHLKESCSTAMLLCPFKEAGCKHRCPKLAMGRHLEESTKAHLGMVCALVSRQRQEILELRRDVEELSVSSDGTLIWKIADYARKLQEAKARSNYEFFSPPFYTHKYGYKLQVSAFLNGNGSGESSHLSVYIRVLPGEYDNLLEWPFSYRVTFSLLDQSDPSLSKPQHITETFHPDPNWKNFQKPGASRSSLDESTLGFGYPKFISHEDIKKRNYVRDNAIFIKASVEIPQKILA is encoded by the exons ATGCCGGGCTACGACTACAAGCTGCtggagcggccgcggcggcgggtgcTGTGCCCGCTCTGCGGGAAGCCCATGCGGGAGCCCGTGCGCGTCTCCACCTGCGGCCACCGCTTCTGCGACACCTGCCTCCAGGAGTTCCTCAG CGAAGGCGTCTTCAAGTGCCCGGAGGACCAGCTGCCCCTGGACTACGCCAAG ATCTACCCGGACCCGgagctggaggcgcaagtgctgAGCCTGGCCATCCGCTGCATCCACAGCGAGGAGGGCTGCCGCTGGAGCGGCCTCATCAAGCACCTCCAG gCCCACCTCGGCACCTGCGGCTTCAACGTCATCCCCTGCCCCAACCGGTGCAGCGCCAAGCTGAGCCGCCGCGACCTGCCTGAGCacgtgcagcacggctgccccaaGCGCAGGGTCAAGTGCGAGTTCTGCGCCAGCGACTTCACCGGCGAGGCCTTCGAG GGCCACCAGGGCACGTGTCCCCAGGAGAGCGTGTACTGCGAGAACAAGTGCGGGGCGCGCATGATGCGGCGCCTGCTGCCCCAGCACGCCCTGGCCGAGTGCCCCAAgcgcacccagccctgcacctacTGCGCCAAGGAGTTCGTCTTCGACACCATCCAG AACCACCAGTACCAGTGTCCCCGGTACCCGGtgccctgccccaaccagtgcgGGACGCCCAGCATCGCCCGGGAGGACGTGCCCACCCACCTCAAGGAGAGCTGCAGCACTGCCATGCTGCTGTGCCCCTTCAAGGAAGCCGGCTGCAAGCACCGG TGCCCCAAGCTGGCCATGGGCCGGCACCTGGAGGAGAGCACCAAGGCACACCTGGGCATGGTGTGCGCCCTGGTGAGCCGGCAGCGGCAGGAGATCCTGGAGCTGCGGCGCGACGTGGAGGAGCTGTCGGTGAGCAGCGACGGGACGCTCATCTGGAAGATCGCCGACTACGCCCGCAAGCTGCAGGAGGCCAAAGCCCGCAGCAACTACGAGTTCTTCAGCCCCCCTTTCTACACCCACAAGTACGGCTACAAGCTCCAGGTCTCGGCCTTCCTCAACGGCAACGGGAGCGGCGAGAGCAGCCACCTCTCCGTCTACATCCGCGTGCTGCCGGGCGAGTACGACAACCTGCTGGAGTGGCCCTTCTCCTACCGCGTCACCTTCTCGCTGCTGGACCAGAGCGACCCGTCGCTCTCCAAGCCCCAGCACATCACCGAGACCTTCCACCCCGACCCCAACTGGAAAAACTTCCAGAAGCCGGGAGCCTCGCGCAGCTCCCTGGACGAGAGCACCCTGGGCTTCGGCTACCCCAAGTTCATCTCCCACGAGGACATCAAGAAGCGCAACTACGTGCGGGACAACGCCATCTTCATCAAAGCCTCCGTGGAGATCCCCCAGAAGATCCTCGCCTGA